One window of Candidatus Nitrospira kreftii genomic DNA carries:
- a CDS encoding hypothetical protein (conserved protein of unknown function) — protein MEARHKMMLALLLILLWGGVAAWQWRFTEEPARLPLTNMTGPASLSRQAEGMRSSRRVNLGLLASAGIQREASFTTPRNIFAVPRSDGSLPLSQGPALENQQESVAHEVVAEQVQEESAQYRYLGFLRIGESRQKSDAMAVLRKDDEVMVLKIGDYVDSHVILRAINAESVTLRDTDTRMDKTVLLSEETMEQE, from the coding sequence ATGGAAGCAAGACACAAGATGATGCTGGCCCTATTGCTGATTCTTCTCTGGGGAGGAGTGGCAGCCTGGCAATGGCGTTTCACGGAGGAGCCGGCGCGCCTACCGCTCACGAATATGACGGGACCCGCCTCATTAAGCCGCCAGGCAGAAGGAATGAGAAGCAGTCGGCGTGTAAATCTGGGACTCCTCGCATCAGCGGGCATTCAGCGTGAGGCGAGCTTCACCACACCACGGAACATTTTTGCGGTGCCTCGTTCCGACGGCTCGCTTCCCCTCAGTCAGGGCCCGGCATTGGAGAACCAACAAGAGTCTGTTGCACATGAGGTTGTTGCGGAACAAGTACAGGAGGAGTCGGCACAATACCGGTATCTTGGATTTTTGCGCATAGGAGAGAGTCGACAGAAAAGTGACGCGATGGCGGTGCTGAGGAAAGACGACGAGGTGATGGTGCTCAAGATTGGGGATTATGTCGACAGCCATGTGATCCTCCGAGCCATTAACGCCGAGAGCGTGACTCTGCGAGATACCGATACCCGGATGGATAAGACCGTGTTGTTGTCGGAAGAAACGATGGAGCAGGAGTGA
- a CDS encoding hypothetical protein (conserved protein of unknown function), with translation MPSDALVVALNTPGHLRFPSTRALAERFDKIGGRVKTLPTGHLVFYRSDGRRFLATDPAGHPLHECEWESTMAGTTSLTRARVRLDWGRWVGIKPSGLVHETQLNLASRPNWQRITPDHLRAMAAGALRVPIDEVRWFYRDEDVSIDPQGTATIRQRKDALYILDDGGFEQVRFMSCMGAMRWDQIDFLPVVELFKSLLPGTGSAVFELIRGLYDDQNNDQAVPRSLRYRGIPTYPSEAAFRLFSYFFTPQGSTGRDLFADFMNPSTSHMMTWLPALDPPVRYVDEGQGLCVTVQGGVVQKATLANDAAGFSYMSLGGRRALPLDRSLSIDGNQLILRDREQRIAVSLPVGIELSASSVPEFSLSPADWRTVFVQGAPEVQPTEAFEAVPLYSENDEEIGELAAQPFVADYLDDLGEQDREIGRLRSQAEHVLIDNGDAVIATCILFDRPRDYTVHVRDVAYAQRQAQQLWTQCAAVKRWDWLHRIRMIAAVDEPRTGEQQYDLGYCWLPYDVFGSPTNLMSVMARLRDRIRPRGQVFVVGPAELGESLVAERWELGWDQSVASLPTFLMHKTILPKARVKSGLTLFHARRPLL, from the coding sequence ATGCCCTCTGATGCTCTTGTAGTTGCCCTGAACACTCCTGGTCATCTTCGGTTTCCTTCTACCCGCGCACTCGCTGAACGTTTCGACAAGATCGGCGGCCGTGTCAAAACTCTTCCGACCGGGCATCTCGTCTTTTATCGATCTGATGGACGACGGTTCCTTGCGACCGATCCGGCCGGACACCCTTTGCATGAGTGCGAATGGGAGTCGACGATGGCAGGGACCACCTCGCTGACACGCGCGAGGGTTCGGCTGGATTGGGGCCGGTGGGTCGGAATTAAGCCATCTGGATTGGTACATGAGACGCAGCTGAATCTTGCCTCGAGGCCCAATTGGCAGCGGATTACTCCCGATCATCTTCGCGCTATGGCGGCAGGGGCACTACGGGTCCCCATAGACGAAGTGCGGTGGTTCTATCGGGATGAAGACGTCAGCATCGATCCTCAAGGGACGGCGACCATTCGACAGCGAAAGGACGCCCTGTATATTCTTGATGATGGAGGATTCGAACAGGTGCGTTTCATGTCTTGTATGGGAGCCATGCGTTGGGACCAGATCGATTTTCTTCCGGTGGTCGAGCTCTTCAAGTCGCTGTTGCCGGGAACGGGCTCTGCGGTGTTCGAACTTATTCGGGGGCTCTATGACGACCAGAACAACGATCAGGCTGTCCCAAGGTCATTGCGATATCGTGGGATTCCCACGTATCCCTCCGAAGCAGCATTTCGTCTGTTCAGCTACTTTTTTACTCCCCAGGGATCGACTGGCAGGGATCTGTTCGCAGATTTCATGAATCCTTCCACGTCCCATATGATGACATGGCTGCCTGCTCTCGATCCTCCGGTGCGGTATGTTGATGAGGGCCAAGGGCTCTGTGTGACTGTCCAGGGCGGAGTCGTTCAAAAGGCTACCCTGGCCAATGATGCAGCAGGTTTTTCATACATGAGCCTGGGCGGTCGCCGTGCCCTCCCGTTGGACCGCAGTCTGAGTATAGACGGGAACCAATTAATCCTAAGGGATCGTGAACAACGGATTGCCGTCTCGTTACCTGTCGGTATTGAACTGTCGGCCTCATCAGTTCCCGAGTTTTCACTCAGTCCTGCCGATTGGCGAACAGTATTCGTGCAAGGGGCTCCTGAGGTTCAGCCTACCGAGGCGTTTGAGGCGGTCCCTTTGTATTCGGAGAACGACGAAGAGATCGGGGAACTTGCCGCACAACCCTTTGTTGCCGACTATCTGGATGATCTCGGAGAGCAAGACCGTGAAATCGGAAGATTGCGATCACAAGCCGAACATGTTCTCATCGACAATGGGGATGCCGTGATCGCGACCTGCATTCTCTTCGATCGGCCACGCGACTACACAGTCCATGTCCGAGACGTTGCCTATGCACAACGGCAGGCTCAACAACTTTGGACGCAGTGTGCCGCGGTGAAAAGATGGGATTGGTTGCATCGAATTCGAATGATCGCGGCTGTTGACGAACCGAGAACAGGTGAACAGCAGTATGACCTGGGGTATTGCTGGCTACCGTATGATGTGTTTGGCTCTCCGACAAACTTGATGTCGGTGATGGCAAGATTGAGAGATAGGATACGACCTCGTGGTCAGGTCTTTGTCGTTGGACCTGCCGAATTGGGCGAGTCTTTAGTAGCGGAACGATGGGAACTCGGCTGGGATCAATCCGTCGCATCACTTCCGACCTTCCTCATGCATAAGACGATTCTTCCCAAGGCCAGGGTGAAATCAGGGCTGACATTGTTCCATGCCAGGCGCCCCTTGCTGTGA
- a CDS encoding hypothetical protein (conserved protein of unknown function), with amino-acid sequence MRRFLKSLMAIRLTSSADEHVPINLSHRHRPVVAPLRLLLIGSCVLLVSGIFWNGMQAMAMYQECRTIEAELERVRQQDRNLIAEASRDRMDLSDHALNRLSFEVELANQLLEKRIFSWTKFLAELEQAVPSRLALSSVRLDQAGTTVRLTGTAMSLEDVTAFTVGLQDHATFRDPVLAQHRAGVNGLVEFDITVQYRRDGV; translated from the coding sequence ATGAGAAGATTCCTCAAATCGCTGATGGCCATCCGATTGACATCCAGTGCCGATGAGCACGTTCCCATAAATCTGAGCCACAGGCATCGCCCTGTGGTGGCTCCTCTGCGTCTCTTGCTGATAGGGAGCTGTGTCCTGCTTGTGTCCGGTATATTTTGGAATGGGATGCAAGCGATGGCGATGTATCAAGAGTGTCGCACGATTGAGGCTGAGTTGGAGCGAGTTCGACAGCAGGATCGTAACCTGATTGCAGAGGCGAGTCGTGACAGGATGGATTTGTCGGACCACGCGCTCAATCGGTTGTCCTTCGAGGTTGAATTGGCGAATCAGCTCCTTGAAAAGAGAATATTTTCGTGGACGAAGTTTCTGGCTGAATTGGAGCAGGCTGTCCCTTCTCGCTTGGCGCTCAGCAGTGTACGCCTTGATCAAGCAGGGACGACGGTTCGACTGACCGGAACCGCGATGAGCTTGGAGGATGTCACGGCGTTCACCGTGGGGCTTCAGGATCATGCGACGTTTAGGGATCCAGTGTTAGCTCAACATCGTGCTGGGGTAAACGGCTTGGTGGAGTTTGATATTACAGTGCAATACCGTCGGGATGGAGTGTGA
- a CDS encoding hypothetical protein (conserved protein of unknown function), whose protein sequence is MWEWWSRCPQHCLKFGSDSLAWAESERGWRGQRRRKCRMSLLPNGMINPSPMASNFPDLTTLAECVQTLTSSGRGHHVVDRAVRSALPRRVTVLLPDTAVRTTVLHFEQLPTGRVERANLIRWRLGQEQLFPLNEAKIVSQTFQNQGASGSRAYTVLTVSVQEAVLKQYESLCESVGLIPYDVGITSLRLLDFWKRVSSRSEWLGRNVLWVNVFDRSLTTIVCRRGHPIFYRCKLLGEDVSYILHTPDMLHKILEECSTSLEACHQRHPSVAITDAVICAEGEAVALQERIEGELQLATEQFDWKRVETVGWSAKGSQREMTSLAALAGLP, encoded by the coding sequence ATGTGGGAATGGTGGAGCAGGTGCCCCCAGCATTGCTTGAAGTTCGGGAGTGACTCACTCGCGTGGGCCGAAAGTGAACGAGGCTGGCGTGGACAGCGTCGGCGCAAATGTCGTATGTCGCTGCTCCCCAACGGCATGATCAATCCTTCTCCAATGGCCTCGAATTTCCCTGACCTCACAACTCTTGCTGAATGTGTCCAGACTCTCACGAGTTCAGGAAGGGGTCACCACGTGGTCGACAGGGCAGTCCGTTCGGCTCTGCCTCGACGGGTCACCGTCCTGCTTCCGGACACTGCAGTGCGAACCACGGTGCTTCACTTCGAGCAGCTCCCAACTGGGCGCGTGGAACGCGCAAACCTCATTCGGTGGCGGTTAGGGCAAGAGCAGCTTTTCCCGCTCAATGAAGCCAAGATCGTGTCCCAGACTTTTCAAAATCAAGGCGCAAGTGGATCCCGGGCCTACACAGTGTTGACGGTATCGGTCCAAGAAGCGGTGCTCAAACAATATGAATCGCTCTGCGAATCTGTTGGGCTGATTCCATATGATGTCGGTATCACAAGCCTTAGGCTGCTTGATTTCTGGAAGCGAGTGTCGAGTAGATCGGAGTGGTTGGGGCGTAACGTTCTATGGGTCAATGTATTTGATCGATCTCTGACGACCATCGTATGCCGACGAGGGCACCCGATATTCTATCGATGCAAGCTCTTAGGGGAGGACGTGTCCTATATTCTGCACACTCCCGATATGCTGCACAAGATTCTCGAGGAGTGCAGTACCTCACTGGAGGCTTGTCATCAGCGCCATCCCTCCGTGGCCATCACTGACGCCGTGATCTGCGCAGAAGGCGAGGCGGTAGCCTTGCAGGAACGGATTGAGGGCGAACTTCAACTCGCCACCGAGCAGTTCGATTGGAAAAGAGTTGAGACTGTTGGCTGGAGCGCAAAGGGTAGTCAGCGAGAGATGACATCCTTGGCGGCACTAGCAGGACTGCCGTAG
- a CDS encoding hypothetical protein (conserved protein of unknown function) yields the protein MPSILDKVIEREIRRELKDALVRFEQQLRQSGVTDENVKNRVRGAKQFVAFLYGRYLR from the coding sequence ATGCCAAGTATATTGGATAAGGTGATCGAGAGAGAAATAAGAAGAGAATTGAAGGATGCATTGGTCAGGTTTGAACAGCAACTGCGACAGTCCGGAGTGACCGACGAAAATGTCAAAAACCGTGTGCGTGGAGCCAAACAGTTTGTGGCGTTTCTGTATGGCCGCTACCTCAGGTAG
- a CDS encoding hypothetical protein (conserved protein of unknown function), whose amino-acid sequence MKERLIVMLQHPFAPLLPWASVACCLLAALFFVHGVGLAGVQLTRERLEKEWVAMRQSLIQHKEARKAQKDLSQVWALLPAERDFAPLALGITEEAKRDRITMPALSYKTEPTVVANTSKGLLQGPLTGRYEDLRRFIHNLETADELLFIEDLELTRSGDLRDDALTFNIKIATYLRTDSEKPILSATGQ is encoded by the coding sequence ATGAAGGAGCGCCTGATCGTCATGCTTCAGCATCCCTTTGCGCCGCTGCTTCCATGGGCGAGCGTTGCCTGCTGTCTTCTCGCCGCACTGTTTTTCGTGCATGGTGTGGGGTTGGCTGGAGTTCAATTGACGCGTGAGCGATTGGAGAAAGAATGGGTCGCCATGCGACAGTCGTTGATCCAGCACAAAGAGGCAAGAAAAGCCCAGAAGGATCTGAGCCAGGTATGGGCGTTACTGCCAGCCGAGAGGGATTTCGCTCCCTTGGCCCTGGGGATTACAGAGGAAGCGAAGCGTGATCGAATCACTATGCCGGCCCTGTCGTACAAGACGGAGCCGACGGTCGTAGCCAATACGAGCAAAGGCTTGCTCCAGGGGCCGTTGACCGGACGGTATGAGGATCTTCGCCGCTTCATTCATAACCTGGAGACGGCGGATGAGTTGTTATTTATAGAAGACCTGGAACTAACCCGGTCTGGAGACCTACGGGATGACGCGTTGACATTCAACATCAAGATTGCGACGTACCTTCGTACCGATTCGGAGAAGCCCATCCTGTCGGCAACAGGTCAGTAA
- a CDS encoding Gamma-glutamyl phosphate reductase, protein METLSSAVTDEKTQESKPLPISEYVLELVSKAQRATRRLASLSTSTKNQALLAMAEALQAKSDEILAANERDLKAFGTAPEKKAMADRLRLTEKRIGEMAAGIREVEKLPDPVGMMAAMWTRPNGMQVGRVRVPIGVIGIIYESRPNVTADSAALCLKSGNVCVLRGGSEAIHSNTVIAGILSEASEQAGVPSGAVTFVDRADREVVPVLLKQDRFIDVIIPRGGESLMNLIAEHSTIPVVKHDAGVCHVYVDAAADPAMAEAICVNAKAQRPSTCNAMETLLVHQSIARVLLPKLATSLKAVNVEIRGCPKTCQLISEAKPASEQDYGKEFLDLILAVKIVKNMDEAMEHIAQYGSRHTEAIVTMDYGRAMRFLKEVDAGAVLVNASTRLNDGYQFGLGAEIGISTSRIHARGPMGLEELTCSKFIVLGSGQIRE, encoded by the coding sequence ATGGAAACGCTGAGTAGCGCCGTCACGGACGAGAAAACGCAAGAATCCAAGCCGCTCCCCATTTCCGAGTACGTTCTGGAGCTGGTTTCTAAGGCCCAACGGGCCACGAGGAGATTGGCCTCGCTGTCGACCTCGACGAAAAATCAAGCGTTGCTCGCGATGGCGGAAGCGCTCCAAGCAAAGTCCGACGAAATACTCGCAGCAAATGAACGAGACCTCAAGGCATTCGGCACGGCTCCGGAAAAGAAAGCGATGGCAGATCGGTTGAGGCTGACCGAGAAGCGAATTGGAGAGATGGCTGCCGGCATTCGTGAAGTGGAAAAATTGCCTGATCCCGTCGGGATGATGGCTGCCATGTGGACGAGGCCCAATGGAATGCAAGTTGGGCGGGTGCGCGTCCCGATCGGCGTGATCGGGATCATCTATGAGTCACGTCCGAATGTGACGGCGGATTCGGCGGCCCTCTGTCTGAAATCGGGCAATGTCTGCGTGTTACGAGGCGGGAGCGAGGCGATTCACTCCAATACGGTGATCGCCGGAATTTTATCTGAGGCGTCGGAGCAGGCCGGCGTCCCATCCGGTGCCGTCACCTTTGTCGATCGTGCGGATCGCGAGGTGGTGCCTGTGCTCCTGAAGCAGGATCGATTCATCGATGTGATCATTCCGCGGGGTGGGGAATCGTTGATGAACCTCATCGCGGAGCATTCGACGATTCCAGTGGTCAAACATGATGCAGGCGTATGCCATGTGTATGTCGATGCGGCAGCGGACCCAGCGATGGCCGAAGCCATCTGCGTCAATGCCAAAGCGCAGCGGCCGTCCACATGCAACGCGATGGAAACCTTATTGGTTCACCAATCGATCGCGAGGGTTCTGTTGCCCAAACTTGCGACCAGTCTCAAAGCGGTCAACGTCGAGATTCGAGGTTGTCCAAAGACTTGTCAATTGATATCTGAAGCCAAACCGGCCAGTGAACAGGATTATGGGAAGGAGTTTCTGGATCTCATTCTTGCCGTGAAAATCGTGAAGAATATGGATGAAGCGATGGAACACATCGCGCAGTATGGGTCGCGACACACAGAAGCGATTGTGACGATGGATTACGGACGCGCGATGCGGTTTCTCAAAGAAGTCGATGCCGGCGCTGTTCTGGTGAATGCCTCCACACGACTCAACGATGGGTATCAATTCGGTCTTGGGGCCGAGATCGGCATCAGCACCTCAAGGATTCATGCGCGAGGCCCCATGGGATTGGAAGAGCTGACGTGCTCAAAATTCATTGTCCTGGGAAGCGGCCAAATCCGCGAATAA
- a CDS encoding hypothetical protein (conserved protein of unknown function) → MRRASSSPRRPEAGFSYLMVMMAITVMGLSMTMAARQWKTMVQRELEADLLAKGIEIQTALALYSAHVKAGRVMPGEVYPQTLAELTRPPKPFLRKVYLDPVGRGEWQLLRAPTGGIMGVRSTSRDRPIKQGDFPPAVRHFQGKPTHFDWVFQYPNPSMAAVPGSIVPLAIGQPAQLNQPVRPGENDLSDDSPVEESMDAPADQMDSADFLSTPSADTLSEPPETPVLPLEPAS, encoded by the coding sequence ATGCGGAGGGCTTCATCATCACCGAGACGACCGGAAGCGGGATTCTCCTACCTCATGGTCATGATGGCCATCACGGTGATGGGGCTAAGCATGACTATGGCCGCCCGGCAATGGAAGACGATGGTCCAACGGGAGTTGGAAGCGGATTTACTCGCCAAGGGGATCGAAATTCAAACGGCATTGGCCCTCTATTCAGCTCACGTAAAAGCCGGGAGAGTCATGCCCGGAGAAGTATATCCGCAAACGCTGGCCGAACTCACGAGGCCGCCCAAACCGTTCTTGAGGAAGGTCTATCTCGATCCAGTCGGACGTGGTGAATGGCAACTCCTTCGTGCCCCTACCGGGGGTATTATGGGGGTTCGAAGCACAAGCAGGGATCGGCCGATCAAACAGGGGGACTTCCCACCTGCGGTTCGCCACTTTCAGGGGAAACCGACCCACTTCGATTGGGTATTCCAATATCCCAATCCATCCATGGCAGCTGTACCTGGATCCATTGTACCGTTGGCGATAGGACAACCAGCTCAATTGAATCAGCCGGTGCGCCCAGGAGAAAATGATCTCTCTGACGATTCACCAGTAGAGGAATCGATGGATGCTCCAGCTGACCAAATGGATTCAGCCGATTTTCTCTCGACGCCGAGTGCGGATACCCTGTCGGAACCTCCTGAGACACCCGTCTTGCCCTTGGAACCGGCTTCCTAG